The Desulfohalovibrio reitneri genome contains a region encoding:
- a CDS encoding cytochrome c3 family protein yields the protein MDKRSRIVAILAALLFLAALAGYLTPRAEPEVPRKVLLRNNAGAVVFNHAAHEGYDIDCQTCHHATKAPDKEVPCTRCHPAEFDDEFRRNHIDWFEGKATCATCHHLEWDKPIFDHILHEEVADCAACHHMDEVNPRPADCRECHGGEASGPMPSLRDAVHPKCRSCHADMFEEQLAGCSNCHSHKDMLKQDMRNPADCSDCHDKPNEKLVPTEKEAFHGQCMGCHEKQGKGPWRADEEVRECGQCHLSEK from the coding sequence ATGGACAAGCGCTCCCGAATCGTCGCCATATTGGCCGCGCTCCTCTTTCTGGCAGCCCTGGCCGGCTACCTGACCCCCCGGGCGGAGCCGGAGGTGCCGCGCAAGGTGCTTTTGCGTAACAACGCCGGGGCGGTGGTTTTCAACCACGCCGCCCACGAAGGCTACGACATCGACTGCCAGACCTGCCACCACGCCACCAAGGCCCCGGACAAGGAAGTGCCCTGCACCCGCTGCCATCCGGCGGAATTCGACGACGAGTTCCGCCGCAACCACATCGACTGGTTCGAGGGCAAGGCCACCTGCGCCACCTGCCACCACCTGGAGTGGGACAAACCCATCTTCGACCACATCCTGCACGAAGAGGTGGCCGACTGCGCCGCCTGTCACCACATGGACGAGGTCAATCCCCGGCCCGCGGACTGCCGGGAGTGCCACGGCGGGGAGGCGTCGGGGCCGATGCCTTCCCTGCGTGACGCGGTCCACCCCAAGTGCCGCTCCTGCCACGCGGACATGTTCGAGGAACAGTTGGCCGGCTGCTCCAACTGCCACTCCCACAAGGACATGCTCAAGCAGGACATGCGGAACCCGGCCGATTGCTCCGACTGCCACGACAAACCAAACGAGAAACTGGTGCCCACGGAGAAGGAGGCCTTCCATGGCCAGTGCATGGGCTGCCACGAGAAACAGGGCAAGGGGCCGTGGCGCGCCGACGAGGAGGTGCGCGAGTGCGGCCAGTGCCATCTGTCGGAGAAATAA